One genomic region from Verrucomicrobiota bacterium encodes:
- a CDS encoding sugar phosphate isomerase/epimerase, with product MSVSLDNLCVHTITTKSWNLETAASKYAAAGVKGMSIWRDAAQAYSGGMTAAGQMVRDEGLDIVSYVRGGFFTGFDATDRQKAIDENKQIIDEAAELGAPLIVLVVGATPGQSLFDSRQQITDGIAAVLPHAEAAGVKLGIEPLHPMYADSRSAVNTMAQSNAICDTLDHPFLGIALDVFHVWWDDQLEAQTKIAGEKNRLFAFHICDWKDQPEDMLNDRGLMGEGVIDIPQIRTWVNASGFSGYEEVEIFSNKYWAMNQDEYLELIKKAYLETV from the coding sequence ATGTCTGTAAGCCTCGATAATCTTTGTGTTCACACCATCACGACCAAGTCATGGAACTTGGAAACCGCGGCTAGTAAATATGCAGCGGCTGGTGTAAAGGGAATGTCCATCTGGCGTGATGCAGCCCAAGCTTACAGTGGCGGCATGACCGCAGCCGGACAAATGGTTCGTGATGAAGGTCTCGATATCGTTTCCTACGTTCGCGGAGGATTCTTCACCGGGTTTGATGCGACAGATCGGCAGAAAGCGATTGATGAGAATAAACAGATCATCGACGAAGCGGCTGAGCTTGGTGCTCCGTTAATCGTTTTGGTTGTAGGTGCCACTCCCGGACAATCTTTATTTGATTCGCGTCAGCAAATCACAGATGGAATCGCCGCGGTACTTCCTCATGCTGAAGCAGCAGGAGTAAAACTTGGAATTGAGCCGCTCCACCCCATGTATGCTGACAGCCGAAGCGCGGTTAACACTATGGCTCAGTCCAATGCCATTTGCGACACGCTCGACCATCCCTTTCTCGGAATAGCGTTGGATGTTTTCCATGTTTGGTGGGATGACCAACTGGAGGCCCAAACCAAGATCGCCGGCGAAAAGAACCGCTTGTTTGCTTTCCACATTTGCGATTGGAAGGACCAGCCGGAAGACATGCTCAACGACCGCGGATTGATGGGTGAAGGCGTTATTGATATTCCACAGATTCGAACATGGGTAAATGCGTCAGGATTTTCCGGGTACGAAGAAGTGGAAATATTTTCCAATAAATATTGGGCCATGAATCAGGACGAATACTTGGAGCTCATTAAAAAAGCATACTTAGAAACAGTTTAA
- a CDS encoding glycosyl hydrolase, protein MKINTTLSPSDLSPALSRFWELSGQKIASIETEYDFGSGAPVFTRDGKYTAMGWTEWTEGFVYGSSFLQYDATGDETFLELGKKHTVGRMASHVSHVGVHDHGFNNLSCYGNWLRLIREGKIEGTQGDIDFCELALKVSGAVQASRWSKTHEGGGYVYSFNGPHSLFVDTIRSCRILMVAHSLGHVLMGENDSPISLLERAVQHISSTAKYNIFYGEGRDSYDEWGRTAHEAVFNTNDGRFRCPNAQQGFSGFTTWTRGLSWAMVGFAEELEYIDTLDDAAFAELGGKEAFKAICLKGAKATCDWFIANTATDGIPYWDGGAPNLHRLGDYKNEVSNPYNDWEPIDSTAAAIGVQGLFRLGRYLGRDTEDGKHYWQAGLTSMQSLLSSPYLSEDENHQGLLLHSIYHQPNGWDNVPEGQKIACGESSMWGDYHIREAALHLQRIINNEPYYTFFGCL, encoded by the coding sequence ATGAAAATTAACACCACACTTTCACCCTCTGATCTTAGCCCTGCCCTTTCCCGATTCTGGGAATTATCCGGTCAAAAAATTGCCTCCATTGAAACTGAATACGACTTCGGTTCTGGTGCACCTGTATTTACCAGAGATGGAAAATATACCGCGATGGGTTGGACCGAATGGACCGAAGGATTTGTCTATGGGTCATCCTTTCTTCAATATGATGCCACGGGCGATGAGACATTCCTGGAACTTGGCAAGAAGCACACGGTCGGCCGTATGGCCAGTCATGTGAGTCACGTAGGTGTTCACGATCACGGTTTCAACAACTTGAGCTGTTATGGGAATTGGTTGCGATTGATTCGCGAAGGCAAAATTGAAGGCACTCAGGGAGATATCGATTTCTGTGAACTCGCTTTGAAGGTGAGTGGTGCGGTGCAAGCTTCTCGCTGGTCGAAAACCCATGAAGGTGGTGGATACGTTTACTCGTTCAACGGCCCGCATAGTTTATTTGTAGATACCATTCGCAGCTGTCGGATTCTTATGGTGGCTCACTCGCTCGGTCATGTTTTGATGGGAGAAAATGATTCGCCGATCAGCTTGTTGGAGCGCGCGGTTCAACACATTAGCTCAACGGCCAAGTACAATATCTTTTATGGCGAAGGACGCGATAGCTACGACGAGTGGGGTCGCACTGCACACGAAGCGGTTTTCAATACCAATGACGGCCGCTTCCGTTGTCCCAATGCCCAACAAGGCTTCAGTGGATTCACCACTTGGACGCGCGGATTGAGTTGGGCCATGGTTGGCTTCGCTGAAGAGCTTGAGTATATCGATACGCTGGATGATGCCGCATTTGCTGAGCTCGGTGGAAAAGAAGCTTTCAAAGCAATCTGTCTGAAAGGTGCAAAAGCCACCTGCGACTGGTTTATCGCGAACACCGCTACGGATGGAATTCCTTACTGGGATGGAGGCGCACCCAATCTCCATCGACTCGGTGATTACAAAAATGAAGTCTCGAATCCTTATAATGATTGGGAGCCCATCGATAGCACCGCCGCGGCTATCGGGGTTCAAGGACTCTTTCGTCTAGGCCGTTACCTTGGCAGGGATACCGAAGATGGTAAACACTACTGGCAGGCTGGCCTGACTTCCATGCAATCGCTGCTATCCTCACCTTATTTGAGCGAGGATGAAAACCATCAGGGATTATTACTTCACTCCATTTACCACCAGCCAAACGGTTGGGACAACGTACCGGAAGGACAGAAAATCGCCTGTGGAGAATCCAGTATGTGGGGCGATTACCATATTCGTGAAGCGGCTCTACATCTTCAGCGCATCATCAACAACGAACCTTACTACACCTTTTTCGGATGTCTGTAA
- a CDS encoding helix-turn-helix domain-containing protein, which translates to MSSEVLSMPMFDFSVLREIRKRSGMTLNDLSEKSGVSLGVISKLERNQTQAEVSTLYKIGRVFGMRATDILTLAEAPLSNKKQAQSYNSDGFQFQAVQYGNAKCILGNAKSGAKISKPEVHHDDHEICWVLKGSISLTLPQEAHVLSEGESIQFDAIQEHAYEALADSQIMIVHLLKDKRF; encoded by the coding sequence ATGAGTTCAGAGGTTTTATCCATGCCCATGTTTGATTTCAGTGTTCTCCGGGAGATCCGGAAGCGCTCGGGTATGACTTTGAATGACTTGTCAGAGAAGAGCGGCGTCTCCTTGGGAGTTATCTCCAAACTGGAGCGCAATCAGACTCAGGCTGAGGTGAGCACGCTTTATAAAATTGGCCGCGTGTTTGGCATGCGTGCCACCGATATTCTGACCTTGGCCGAGGCACCACTCTCCAATAAGAAACAGGCGCAGTCTTATAATTCTGACGGATTCCAGTTTCAGGCAGTCCAATATGGCAATGCCAAGTGTATTTTGGGCAATGCCAAGTCTGGTGCAAAGATTTCAAAACCCGAAGTGCATCACGACGATCACGAAATCTGTTGGGTGCTAAAAGGATCGATTAGTCTGACCCTACCCCAGGAAGCGCATGTGCTTTCCGAGGGTGAGAGTATCCAGTTTGATGCGATTCAGGAACACGCTTACGAGGCGTTGGCCGATAGTCAGATTATGATCGTGCATCTGCTGAAGGATAAGCGCTTCTAA
- a CDS encoding type II toxin-antitoxin system ParD family antitoxin has translation MPSTEKLSITIPSHYAKLIRDKVSSGTYTSNSEVIREALRVWESQNEVKQTRLDVLKQAIGESLNDPRPSISAKKVFEDLESGLT, from the coding sequence ATGCCATCTACAGAAAAACTCAGTATCACAATCCCCTCTCACTATGCGAAGCTGATTCGGGACAAAGTGAGTTCGGGGACTTATACCTCCAACAGCGAAGTTATTCGTGAAGCATTGCGGGTTTGGGAAAGCCAAAATGAAGTAAAACAAACTCGACTTGACGTTTTGAAACAAGCCATAGGCGAATCTTTGAACGATCCTCGTCCTTCGATTTCTGCAAAGAAAGTATTTGAAGATCTGGAGAGTGGACTGACTTAG
- a CDS encoding HigA family addiction module antitoxin, which yields MNMYNPPHPGSLVKHECLEALGLNVTDGASVLGVSRQALSNIVNEKAGISPEMAIRLEKAFGGTAETWLRMQMNFDIWHAKQRADDIHVERYEVV from the coding sequence ATGAATATGTATAATCCACCACATCCCGGCTCACTCGTTAAGCACGAGTGTCTTGAAGCGTTGGGACTGAACGTTACAGACGGGGCCAGTGTTCTTGGTGTGTCTCGTCAGGCACTGAGCAATATCGTTAACGAAAAAGCGGGGATATCGCCTGAAATGGCAATCCGTCTTGAAAAGGCTTTTGGCGGCACAGCCGAGACTTGGCTACGCATGCAAATGAATTTCGATATTTGGCATGCGAAGCAGCGTGCTGACGATATTCACGTAGAACGCTACGAGGTGGTCTGA
- a CDS encoding type II toxin-antitoxin system RelE/ParE family toxin has product MIMSFKHRGLKQFYEQGTTRGLNADYVPKIGRILLILDASEEVNALNLPGFRLHSLKGNLKGFWSISVSGNWRIIFRFEDGDAYDVELIDYH; this is encoded by the coding sequence ATGATAATGAGTTTCAAGCATCGCGGCTTAAAGCAGTTCTACGAACAGGGAACTACGCGCGGGCTAAATGCTGATTATGTTCCAAAAATTGGAAGAATTCTTTTGATCCTCGATGCTTCTGAAGAGGTTAACGCCCTTAACTTGCCAGGGTTTAGGCTACACTCCTTGAAAGGTAATTTAAAAGGCTTTTGGTCAATAAGTGTTTCAGGAAATTGGCGAATCATTTTTCGCTTTGAAGATGGCGACGCTTACGACGTCGAATTGATAGATTATCATTAG
- a CDS encoding type II toxin-antitoxin system ParD family antitoxin — protein sequence MPSTEKLSITIPSHYAKLVRDKVKTGTYSSNSEVIREALRVWETQNDVKQTRLDVLKRAIGESLNDPRPSIPAEKVFENLESGLT from the coding sequence ATGCCATCTACAGAAAAACTCAGTATTACCATCCCCTCTCATTATGCGAAGCTGGTTCGGGACAAAGTGAAGACAGGAACTTATTCCTCCAACAGCGAAGTAATTCGCGAAGCACTGCGGGTTTGGGAGACCCAAAATGACGTAAAACAAACTCGCCTTGACGTATTGAAACGAGCCATTGGTGAATCTTTGAATGATCCCCGGCCGTCAATCCCTGCGGAGAAAGTATTTGAAAATCTGGAAAGTGGACTGACTTAG
- a CDS encoding type II toxin-antitoxin system RelE/ParE family toxin produces the protein MAVSFRPIALEDLRQIRDYIAEDNVDVARRFIASLRDHCQKLDQAPLIGRARNELAEGIRSLPFGHYLIFYRVLNTGKPEIVRVLHGARDLEALFDET, from the coding sequence ATGGCCGTTTCCTTCAGGCCTATTGCTCTCGAAGACCTGCGACAGATCCGAGATTATATCGCGGAAGACAATGTGGATGTCGCACGCCGATTCATAGCCTCCCTTCGTGATCATTGCCAAAAACTTGATCAAGCTCCGCTTATCGGTCGTGCAAGGAATGAATTGGCTGAAGGAATACGCAGCCTTCCATTCGGCCATTACCTTATTTTCTACAGAGTCTTAAACACGGGGAAACCTGAGATCGTCCGTGTGCTACATGGAGCAAGAGATCTGGAGGCGCTTTTTGACGAAACTTAA
- a CDS encoding DUF1080 domain-containing protein: protein MVNNTIPKLLSAWLFLAGANATIASADWTEIAEADLKLMGNYVGEWYEAPDKSYQQINPTLSAQVINVDIGVYDVKFVQNLDRRADPYYQATGALLFEEVISFGKDGWVFEVDERGLHGHGTVYGMVAKFLLKRVELESPTLGQRAPEGAKVLFDGSNFDAWVHPDGRPMTWTLTEEGYMEINPSAAHKNAKPPVGGAIMTKDTFKDVRYHMEFRYPVEPGKSGQGRGNSGLFFQGSDTGIAFEVQILNSYGLGGYWNECGGLYRLVAPKVNAARPPLQWQTYDVEYKAARYKDGELVKRPHITVRHNGVLIHNDQELFHATQHLEANRTNLPPQEPGPIMLQDHSNRIQFRNIWIEEL from the coding sequence ATGGTAAACAACACGATTCCCAAACTCTTAAGTGCTTGGCTCTTTTTGGCCGGAGCAAACGCCACTATCGCGAGCGCAGACTGGACAGAGATTGCCGAAGCCGACCTCAAACTCATGGGAAACTATGTAGGCGAATGGTATGAGGCTCCGGACAAGTCTTATCAGCAAATTAATCCGACGCTTTCAGCACAGGTTATCAACGTCGATATCGGAGTCTACGATGTGAAGTTCGTCCAGAATCTCGACCGACGGGCAGATCCCTACTACCAAGCCACGGGTGCGCTCTTGTTTGAAGAGGTCATCAGCTTCGGAAAAGACGGGTGGGTTTTTGAGGTCGATGAAAGAGGCCTTCACGGCCATGGCACTGTTTATGGAATGGTGGCCAAGTTTCTGTTGAAACGCGTTGAACTGGAATCTCCGACCTTGGGGCAAAGGGCGCCGGAGGGAGCAAAAGTGCTCTTTGATGGATCCAACTTCGATGCTTGGGTTCACCCCGATGGCCGCCCCATGACCTGGACTTTAACCGAAGAGGGTTACATGGAAATAAATCCCAGCGCGGCACACAAAAACGCCAAGCCGCCTGTCGGTGGTGCCATCATGACCAAGGACACCTTCAAGGACGTGCGATACCACATGGAGTTTCGCTATCCCGTCGAACCCGGAAAATCCGGTCAGGGACGTGGCAATAGCGGCTTATTCTTTCAGGGCAGTGATACGGGCATAGCTTTCGAGGTTCAGATTCTAAACAGCTATGGCCTTGGTGGTTACTGGAATGAATGCGGCGGATTGTATCGCTTGGTAGCACCCAAAGTAAATGCCGCACGCCCTCCCCTCCAGTGGCAAACCTACGATGTGGAATATAAGGCAGCGCGTTATAAGGATGGTGAGTTGGTGAAACGTCCTCACATTACCGTGCGGCACAACGGGGTTCTCATTCACAACGACCAGGAGCTTTTCCACGCGACTCAGCACTTGGAAGCCAACAGAACGAATTTACCACCTCAAGAGCCTGGACCCATTATGCTGCAGGATCACAGCAATCGCATCCAGTTCCGCAATATCTGGATCGAAGAGCTGTAA
- a CDS encoding 2-hydroxyacid dehydrogenase has product MKVAVFSTRKYDQKYFDQANASTGHELVYYENLLREETAQLATDCECVCAFVNDKLNRNTLALLARGETRLVAMRCAGYNNVDLEAAREFGITLVRVPAYSPHAVSEHVIAILMALYRTTHRSHNRVREGNFSLEGMVGHEVFGKTVGVIGTGKIGSLVAKLFLGFGCKVYAFDTYKSDELISWGIQYEDPDSLWSTCDIISLHCPLLPATKHLINDETLSKMKQGVTIINTSRGALIDTAAAFRALKSGKLGYFGIDVYEEEDNLFFEDLSSEIVQDDLFMRLTTFPNVFITGHQAFFTDTALRNIADTTLSNITEFETTGTCTNLVS; this is encoded by the coding sequence ATGAAGGTCGCCGTTTTCAGCACCCGCAAGTATGATCAGAAGTACTTCGACCAAGCCAATGCGTCCACAGGCCACGAGCTTGTTTACTACGAAAATCTCTTGCGAGAGGAAACAGCTCAACTGGCCACCGATTGCGAATGCGTCTGCGCGTTCGTGAATGATAAACTGAACCGCAATACCCTCGCTCTGTTGGCTCGAGGGGAAACCCGACTCGTCGCCATGCGTTGCGCTGGCTACAATAATGTGGATCTTGAAGCAGCCCGCGAATTTGGAATTACACTGGTTCGAGTCCCTGCTTATTCGCCCCATGCGGTTTCAGAGCACGTCATTGCGATTCTTATGGCACTCTATCGGACAACCCATCGCTCGCACAACCGGGTTAGGGAAGGAAACTTCTCCCTCGAAGGTATGGTGGGGCATGAAGTATTCGGAAAAACCGTCGGCGTAATCGGCACCGGAAAGATCGGATCCCTTGTTGCCAAACTATTTCTCGGCTTCGGGTGCAAGGTCTACGCTTTCGACACGTATAAGAGTGATGAGTTGATCAGCTGGGGTATCCAATATGAAGACCCCGATTCTCTGTGGTCGACCTGCGATATTATTTCGCTTCACTGCCCATTGCTTCCAGCCACCAAACACCTGATCAACGATGAAACGCTTTCGAAAATGAAACAGGGAGTAACCATCATCAACACGAGCCGCGGAGCCTTAATTGATACAGCCGCCGCATTTCGCGCGCTCAAGTCTGGCAAACTCGGCTACTTCGGCATCGATGTTTATGAAGAGGAGGACAACCTGTTTTTCGAAGATCTTTCCTCCGAAATTGTCCAGGATGACCTTTTCATGCGTCTGACCACATTTCCGAATGTTTTCATAACCGGTCACCAAGCCTTTTTTACCGATACCGCACTTCGAAATATCGCAGATACGACCCTGTCGAATATAACCGAATTCGAAACAACCGGGACCTGCACCAACCTTGTTTCCTAG